DNA sequence from the Candidatus Hydrogenedentota bacterium genome:
CTTCCTATACTGCGCGCAACCATTCTTCATCGAGGAGTCATCGAATGCCTGCTACGAAACGCGTGCCCGCGCGCGCAGAAGTGAAAGTCGAAGATACATGGGACTTGGAACCGTTGTTTCGGAACGATGCAGCGTGGCAAGCGGGATACAAAAGGCTCGAGAAGATGATTCCGGGCTTCGAGAAGTTCCGCGGCAAGCTGGGCACTTCGGCGAAGGTACTGCGCGCATGCTACGAATTCGAGACCGAGTTCGAAAAGCTTTCCGAGCGCGTGGCCTCCTATGCGCACCTGAAATCTTCGGAGGACGTGAGCAACAGCACGTACCAGGGCATGGTCGCGCAATATACATGGCTCGCGACTCGCGCTGGCGAGGCAGCCAGCTACATCGCGCCGGAAATCCAGGCCATCCCCGAAAAGAAGATTAAGGCGTTCCTGCAGAACCCTGTACTGAAGGACTACCGCTTTTCCCTCGAGAAGCTGCTGCGCTACCGTCCGCACATCCTCTCGGAGAAGGAGGAACGCCTGCTCGCCATGCAGGGCGAAGTCGCGGGCACCGCGAGCAAAGTGTTCGGCCAACTTAATGACGCCGACCTGAAGTTTGGCACGGTCACGGACGAGAAGGGCCGAAGCGTTGAACTGACCCACGGGTCTTTCCGGAGCCTGCTCGAGTCGCCAAAACGCAGCGTGCGCAAGGAGGCGTTTCACAAGTTTTACAGGAGTTACGAGGAACACGCGAACACGATCGCCGCGACGCTGAGCGGGTCCGTGCTTCAGGACGTCTATTATGCGCGGGCGCGCAGCTACCCCTCCGCGCGGGAAGGATCCCTATTTCACGACAAAATTCCCGTCGCCGTATACGACAGCCTGATCAAGGCGGTCCACGACAACCTGAAAACAGTCCACCGCTATCTTGACGTGCGCAAGAAAGCGCTCAAACTGAAGGAATTGCGCGTTTACGATACCTACGTGCCGATTGTCGAGCAGGGACGCGTAAACATTCCGTGGGACAAAGCGGTCAAGACCGTTTGCGATGCGCTCGAGCCGTTGGGCAGCGGTTACGTCAATGTCCTCGGGGCGGGGTTGAACGGAGGACGTTGGGCGGACCGTTACGAGAACAAGGGGAAACGCAGTGGGGCGTTCTCTTCGGGCGGGTATATCGGACCGCCCTATATTCTGATGAACTACCGCCCGGACACGATTGACAGCATGTTCACGCTCGCGCACGAAGCGGGCCACTCGATGCACACGTACTTCAGCGCGAAACACCAGCCGTTCCAATATTACGGTTACACAATTTTCGTGGCCGAAGTCGCGTCCACGTTTAACGAACAGTTGTTGAATAAGTACCTTCTCGATCGGGCAAAGGACAGGAAGTCCCGCGCGTTTCTAATCAACAAGGAAATCGACGAAATCCGCGGCACGCTGGTACGCCAGACTATGTTCGCGGAGTTCGAGAAAGTGCTTCACGCGATCGCCGAGGCGGGCGAGCCATTGACGCTCGATCGTATTCGACTCGAATACCGCAAACTGCTCGATCGCTATTTCGGACCACGCTTCACCATTGACGACGAGCTATCGCTCGAAGGTCTGCGCATTCCGCATTTCTATCACGCCTTCTACGTGTACAAGTACGCAACGGGCATTTCGGCCGCGATCGCGCTGTCGCAACGCGTCCTGAACGGCGGTCCGAAGGAACGCGACCAATACCTCAACTTCCTGAAGAGCGGCGGATCGAAATTCCCCCTCGATCTGCTGCGTGACGCCGGCGTGGACATGGAGCGCCCAGAACCGGTGGCCACCGCCATGAAGCGGTTCGCGACGCTCGTGGATGAACTGGAGGAACTGGTGTAGCCCATAACGTCATCCGCGGCCCAACGTGAAGCGTTACTTTTTGCAGGGCTGAATTGACGTCCGGAAAAGCGTAGGACTTGCTGTGGACACGGGAAACAGGAAGTCGAGGTTGCTGGCGCCCCTACGGGCGATTGCATGCTATAGTACTCGCCGTATGTCACGAATCGCGCTAACACTCGTGGCGATCTCCGCCGGATTGGCGATTTCCGGTTGCCTGCCAACCAAAACGCCGGCCCGGGCGGAGTCCGTTTCGTCCGCGGCAGTTGCCGGCCCCGCGCCCGCAATCAGTACTGTCACCGCCTCGGCGGGCGACACGCCACCAACGGCCCCTTCCGCGGCGCCAGGCAACACTTCGGTGGACCCGCTCGACCAGTTAAAGTCGCAGTTGAACGAGATTGCCTCGGAGCGTGTCGAGTCCGCACCGATTGACGTGCCCGTGCCGGACGTAAGTGACGCGCCGCCCCCGCAGGACCAACACGAGGACGATGTTCAGGAACTGCGCATCGAGGTGCAGGACCTTCGACGCGACGTGGCGCGTTTGCAGGAAACTGTCGACGCCGCGCTTGCGTACCTTGTCGGTGAACTGGGCGACGAGAACCGGCGCCTGAAGAAAGACCTCGCGACACAAGCTGAATTGGATCGGGGAATCGATGATGCCGCCGCACCGCCGGTCCCCGAGATACCGGCGGCAATCCCCGCGCCGGCGGTTGACTACGGCGAACGCGGCTACCTCGCCGTGAAGGAATGGGGCCGAACGCCTGATCAGGCCAAGGAACTCGAAGGCAATGTTACCTCGCTGCGCGGGATGATCTGCGCGGTCAGGCCGGGCGCCACCGACGAGGAATTGAAAACTGTCGGGAAGCGGCTGCGAGACGAATGCGCCGGGTT
Encoded proteins:
- the pepF gene encoding oligoendopeptidase F, with the translated sequence MPATKRVPARAEVKVEDTWDLEPLFRNDAAWQAGYKRLEKMIPGFEKFRGKLGTSAKVLRACYEFETEFEKLSERVASYAHLKSSEDVSNSTYQGMVAQYTWLATRAGEAASYIAPEIQAIPEKKIKAFLQNPVLKDYRFSLEKLLRYRPHILSEKEERLLAMQGEVAGTASKVFGQLNDADLKFGTVTDEKGRSVELTHGSFRSLLESPKRSVRKEAFHKFYRSYEEHANTIAATLSGSVLQDVYYARARSYPSAREGSLFHDKIPVAVYDSLIKAVHDNLKTVHRYLDVRKKALKLKELRVYDTYVPIVEQGRVNIPWDKAVKTVCDALEPLGSGYVNVLGAGLNGGRWADRYENKGKRSGAFSSGGYIGPPYILMNYRPDTIDSMFTLAHEAGHSMHTYFSAKHQPFQYYGYTIFVAEVASTFNEQLLNKYLLDRAKDRKSRAFLINKEIDEIRGTLVRQTMFAEFEKVLHAIAEAGEPLTLDRIRLEYRKLLDRYFGPRFTIDDELSLEGLRIPHFYHAFYVYKYATGISAAIALSQRVLNGGPKERDQYLNFLKSGGSKFPLDLLRDAGVDMERPEPVATAMKRFATLVDELEELV